One window of the Clostridium sp. MB40-C1 genome contains the following:
- a CDS encoding MATE family efflux transporter, producing MSKSNELGSTKISTLLWKFSIPAIVGMLVNALYNIVDRIFIGQGVGQTALAGLAITLPISTTIMAFGMLVGIGASTLISIKLGENNKKVAENILGTAVVLDILISGIVCVVGIIFINPILKTFGASSASLPYAKEYILIILAGAIFQNIGFGINNIIRSEGNPKIAMQTMIVGGLLNMILDPIFIFVFKMGIKGAAIATVISETVNTILVIYYFTNKNSGSILKIRKSCLNLNFKTCIDIFSIGLSPFSMQLAASVVTVLYNKGLYTYGGDIAVAAMGIISSISMIIFMPIFGINQGVQPILGYNYGAKSYKRVKKAMQLAIISGITIASIGYIAVEFFPELLISLFSKNDMDLIKLTSRGLRIDLLVLPVVGYQIVSSNYFQAIGKAKISIFLSFLRQVIILIPIIIVLPKFLKLDGLWLSQPIADVAAALITGYFLYKDIKELNYLEKCSK from the coding sequence ATGAGTAAATCAAATGAACTCGGCAGTACAAAAATTTCAACATTATTATGGAAATTCTCTATACCTGCTATTGTAGGTATGTTGGTTAATGCATTATATAATATAGTGGATAGAATTTTCATTGGACAAGGCGTAGGTCAAACAGCCTTAGCTGGTCTTGCTATAACTCTTCCAATTTCCACTACAATAATGGCTTTTGGAATGCTTGTAGGAATTGGTGCCTCCACTCTTATTTCTATAAAATTAGGAGAAAACAATAAAAAAGTTGCTGAAAATATTCTAGGTACAGCTGTTGTACTAGATATATTAATTTCAGGTATTGTATGTGTTGTAGGTATTATATTTATCAATCCAATTCTAAAAACCTTTGGTGCTAGCTCAGCGAGCCTTCCTTATGCTAAAGAATATATTCTAATCATTCTAGCTGGAGCTATATTTCAGAACATAGGTTTTGGAATTAATAATATTATACGTTCAGAAGGAAATCCTAAAATAGCAATGCAAACAATGATAGTTGGCGGACTTTTAAACATGATATTAGACCCTATATTTATCTTTGTTTTTAAAATGGGGATTAAAGGAGCAGCTATAGCTACAGTTATTTCTGAAACAGTAAACACAATATTAGTAATTTATTATTTTACTAATAAAAACAGTGGAAGTATTTTGAAAATTAGAAAATCCTGTCTAAACTTAAACTTTAAAACTTGTATTGATATATTTTCTATAGGACTCTCTCCTTTTTCAATGCAACTAGCTGCCAGTGTAGTAACTGTATTATACAACAAAGGACTATACACTTATGGTGGAGATATAGCCGTTGCAGCTATGGGTATAATATCAAGTATATCTATGATTATTTTTATGCCTATTTTTGGCATAAATCAAGGAGTTCAACCAATATTAGGTTATAATTATGGTGCTAAGTCTTATAAAAGAGTAAAAAAAGCCATGCAATTAGCTATAATATCTGGTATAACTATTGCTTCAATTGGATATATAGCAGTAGAGTTTTTCCCTGAACTTCTTATATCTTTATTTAGCAAAAATGATATGGATCTTATAAAATTAACATCTCGTGGTCTTAGAATCGACTTGTTAGTCTTACCTGTTGTAGGATATCAGATAGTATCCTCTAATTACTTTCAAGCCATTGGGAAAGCAAAAATATCCATATTTTTAAGTTTTTTAAGACAAGTTATTATTTTAATACCTATAATAATAGTTTTACCAAAATTTTTAAAGTTAGATGGACTTTGGCTATCTCAACCTATTGCAGATGTTGCAGCAGCTTTAATAACTGGCTATTTCTTATATAAAGATATAAAAGAATTAAATTACTTAGAAAAATGCTCTAAATAA
- a CDS encoding aminotransferase class V-fold PLP-dependent enzyme — protein MVNSKYTNLIVGVNTKVPLLNGDYVQAANFDNAATTPSFISVANKIMRFLPWYSSVHRGFGYKSQISTKIYEETRDTILNFVNADSTTNTVIFVKNTTEAINKLSNLLYEKYNDGVILCTEMEHHSNDLPWRKYNIDYIMVDDYGRLSLDDLEQKLIRYNGKVKLVTLTGASNVTGYKNDIHEAAKLAHKYNSKILIDGAQLVPHSVVNMKKDNSPEHIDYLAFSGHKMYAPFGTGVLIAPKEDFENIAPDYSGGGTVETVTQDYVKWTHTPEKDEAGSPNVLGAVALGIAIETLSLIGMKNIEVYERYLTDYTLKNLRNIPDIKLYYDAVNSDERISIISFNIKNIPHETTAKILSYEAGIAARNGCFCAHPYVQRLLHMTKEEVEDRIRTDSKKPGLVRISFGLYNTTEEIDRLVYILNKVVRNKQYYLNKYDNIE, from the coding sequence ATGGTCAATTCAAAATATACAAACCTAATAGTAGGAGTCAACACTAAAGTACCTCTTTTAAATGGGGATTATGTACAAGCTGCAAATTTTGACAATGCAGCAACTACACCCTCTTTTATATCTGTAGCAAATAAAATTATGCGTTTTCTTCCATGGTATTCTTCTGTTCATAGAGGGTTTGGATATAAATCTCAAATTTCAACAAAAATCTATGAAGAAACAAGAGATACAATTCTTAATTTTGTTAATGCAGATAGTACAACAAACACAGTAATATTTGTTAAAAATACAACAGAAGCTATAAATAAGCTTTCAAATCTATTATATGAAAAATACAATGATGGAGTAATTCTTTGTACTGAAATGGAGCATCATTCAAATGACTTACCATGGAGAAAATATAATATAGATTATATTATGGTAGATGATTATGGACGACTTTCACTAGATGATTTAGAACAAAAACTAATAAGGTATAATGGTAAAGTAAAGCTTGTTACTCTTACTGGAGCTTCTAACGTTACAGGATACAAAAATGATATACACGAAGCAGCAAAACTAGCTCATAAATATAATTCTAAAATACTGATAGATGGCGCTCAATTAGTTCCTCATTCTGTTGTAAATATGAAAAAAGATAATTCACCTGAGCATATAGATTACCTTGCATTTTCTGGTCATAAGATGTACGCTCCTTTTGGTACAGGAGTTTTAATCGCTCCAAAAGAAGATTTTGAAAATATTGCTCCCGACTATTCTGGCGGAGGAACAGTAGAAACCGTTACTCAAGATTATGTAAAATGGACTCATACCCCTGAAAAAGATGAAGCAGGTTCTCCAAATGTACTTGGTGCTGTTGCTTTAGGAATAGCTATTGAAACTTTGTCTTTAATTGGAATGAAAAATATAGAAGTCTACGAAAGATATTTAACAGATTACACTCTTAAAAACTTGAGAAATATTCCTGATATTAAATTATACTATGATGCTGTTAATTCTGATGAAAGAATAAGTATAATATCTTTTAATATTAAAAACATTCCTCATGAAACTACTGCTAAAATTTTATCTTATGAAGCTGGAATAGCAGCACGTAATGGCTGTTTCTGTGCTCATCCCTATGTACAAAGATTACTTCATATGACAAAAGAAGAGGTAGAAGATAGAATTAGAACTGATAGTAAAAAGCCTGGTCTTGTTAGAATAAGCTTTGGTCTTTATAATACTACAGAAGAAATAGATAGATTAGTTTATATTCTTAATAAAGTAGTAAGAAACAAACAGTACTATCTTAATAAATATGACAATATAGAATAA
- a CDS encoding chloride channel protein, whose protein sequence is MKVIFQKDLEEEYVLLASMIKWLVLSVFIGFIVGGATSMFIKLVNISTNFSYSFKYYYLLMPIGFFLSSFIVIKLAPDAKGHGTEKAIEAINKNIGKMNLKVVPVKLVTTLITLICGGSVGLEGPSTQIGAGIASKISDILKLKDTDRKKVAVCGIASGFVGVFGSPVGAAVFASEVLYIGRFSYISLFPSLISAFVSFSIGRFLGTKPLISYFIDMNNFTSSKILIRMIMFGLIIGILSAIFIRFVNFVESLFNKINIYPPLKGLIGGALIILIVFITGTTDYLGIGEEVILKSVTGHSMINSNFIWKSITTSLTLGSGGSGGILTPMLYIGSSIGNLWSHIINGSPSFYAAVGMVTFMATCSNTPIAGIVICMELFGSQVGIYSSIVCVIGYLMVGHKSIYPTQILVRSKTPSLFMDTNCEVRKVDRKIKISNPHLKISYKNTNKKFTKF, encoded by the coding sequence ATGAAAGTCATATTTCAAAAAGATTTAGAAGAAGAATATGTGTTACTAGCTAGTATGATTAAATGGTTAGTACTATCAGTATTTATTGGATTTATAGTTGGTGGAGCTACATCCATGTTCATCAAACTAGTAAATATAAGTACTAATTTTTCTTATAGCTTTAAATATTATTATTTATTAATGCCAATTGGTTTTTTCTTAAGCAGTTTTATAGTAATAAAATTAGCACCAGATGCTAAAGGACATGGCACTGAAAAAGCTATAGAAGCAATAAATAAAAATATAGGAAAAATGAATTTAAAAGTAGTTCCAGTAAAACTTGTTACTACCCTTATAACATTAATTTGTGGAGGTTCTGTTGGATTAGAGGGTCCATCAACTCAAATTGGTGCAGGGATAGCTTCAAAAATATCAGATATATTAAAATTGAAAGATACAGACAGAAAAAAGGTAGCAGTTTGTGGAATTGCTTCAGGTTTTGTAGGTGTTTTTGGTTCTCCCGTAGGAGCAGCTGTGTTCGCTTCAGAAGTATTATATATTGGACGTTTCTCCTATATATCATTATTTCCATCATTAATATCAGCTTTTGTAAGCTTTTCTATAGGAAGATTTCTAGGAACAAAACCGTTAATTTCTTATTTTATTGATATGAATAATTTCACTAGTAGCAAAATTCTTATTAGAATGATAATGTTCGGATTGATAATAGGGATACTATCAGCTATATTTATAAGATTTGTAAATTTTGTAGAAAGCTTATTTAATAAAATCAACATATATCCACCTCTTAAAGGTCTAATAGGTGGTGCATTGATAATTCTCATTGTATTTATAACAGGAACTACCGATTATCTAGGTATAGGAGAAGAAGTAATACTAAAATCTGTTACTGGACATAGTATGATAAATTCAAACTTTATCTGGAAATCAATAACTACATCATTAACTTTAGGTTCAGGTGGAAGTGGAGGAATACTTACCCCCATGCTTTACATAGGATCATCCATTGGAAACTTATGGTCACACATAATTAATGGCAGTCCAAGCTTCTACGCAGCAGTAGGTATGGTAACCTTTATGGCAACTTGTTCAAATACTCCAATAGCTGGTATAGTTATCTGTATGGAACTATTTGGTTCTCAAGTTGGAATCTATTCATCTATAGTATGTGTAATAGGCTATTTAATGGTTGGACATAAAAGTATCTATCCAACCCAAATATTAGTTAGAAGTAAAACACCTTCACTATTTATGGATACAAATTGCGAAGTACGTAAAGTAGACAGAAAAATAAAAATAAGTAACCCACATCTTAAAATATCTTATAAAAACACTAACAAAAAATTCACAAAATTCTAA
- a CDS encoding transcription factor, whose protein sequence is MKVRYAKKETLTTGLVLVGLLSVPLLVVKDRIKKIRLEESEKKTIERIVRNTLNLEKNLTNDKVEKYIEFVRNLSIPNKMVCKNIILNGYDLIKSNSNIDENLKKQFRIILEVKGFKMIY, encoded by the coding sequence ATGAAGGTTAGATATGCAAAAAAGGAAACCTTAACAACAGGTTTAGTATTAGTTGGATTATTATCAGTACCTCTATTAGTAGTTAAGGATAGAATAAAAAAAATAAGATTAGAGGAATCCGAAAAGAAAACTATAGAGAGAATAGTTAGAAATACTCTAAACTTAGAAAAAAACTTAACTAATGATAAAGTAGAAAAGTATATAGAGTTTGTTAGAAATTTAAGTATTCCTAATAAGATGGTGTGTAAAAATATTATACTTAACGGGTATGATTTAATTAAATCTAATTCTAACATAGATGAGAATCTTAAAAAGCAGTTTAGAATTATTTTAGAAGTAAAAGGATTTAAGATGATATATTAA
- a CDS encoding methionyl aminopeptidase yields the protein MNKISRNDLCWCGSGKKYKYCHMNQDKKLADLEDEGLIAPPIDIIKTPEQIEGIRKSCEVTRKVLDMVSERIKEGITTDEINTWVHEYTLELGAVPAPLNYMGYPKSVCISINEVVCHGIPDSRVLKSGDIVNVDVTSILNGYYGDASRMFIIGDASEKAIKLVETAKECLYKGIEQVKPFATVGDIGYVIQNYAESKGYSVVREYGGHGVGNEFHEEPFVDHCGNKNTGMILVPGMIFTIEPMINEGNYKCEVLDDGWTAVTADRKLTAQWEHTILVTEDGVEILT from the coding sequence ATGAATAAGATATCAAGAAATGATTTGTGTTGGTGTGGAAGTGGAAAAAAATACAAGTATTGTCATATGAATCAAGATAAAAAATTAGCTGATTTAGAAGATGAGGGTTTAATAGCTCCTCCAATAGACATAATAAAAACACCAGAGCAAATTGAAGGAATTAGAAAAAGTTGTGAGGTAACAAGAAAAGTTTTAGATATGGTATCTGAAAGGATAAAAGAAGGAATTACAACTGATGAAATTAATACTTGGGTTCACGAATATACTTTAGAGTTGGGAGCAGTACCAGCACCATTAAATTATATGGGATACCCTAAAAGTGTTTGTATATCAATAAATGAAGTTGTTTGCCATGGAATTCCTGATTCTAGAGTTTTAAAGTCAGGGGATATAGTAAATGTTGATGTTACGAGCATCTTAAATGGCTATTATGGTGATGCTAGTAGAATGTTCATAATAGGTGATGCTTCTGAAAAAGCCATAAAATTAGTAGAAACTGCAAAAGAATGTTTATATAAAGGTATCGAACAAGTTAAGCCCTTTGCTACTGTTGGGGACATAGGGTATGTTATTCAAAATTATGCAGAAAGTAAAGGATACTCTGTTGTTCGTGAATATGGTGGACATGGAGTTGGAAATGAATTTCATGAAGAACCTTTTGTAGATCATTGTGGAAATAAAAACACAGGGATGATATTAGTTCCAGGAATGATTTTTACCATTGAACCAATGATAAATGAGGGAAATTATAAGTGTGAAGTTCTTGATGATGGTTGGACAGCAGTAACAGCTGATAGAAAACTTACAGCTCAATGGGAACATACTATATTAGTTACAGAAGATGGAGTTGAAATATTAACTTAA
- a CDS encoding cell wall metabolism sensor histidine kinase WalK — protein MFHKPKFRLTKRLIRRFYAIYSLMREKTSKSVRMELLVTFFICFLLAAVAATTSWNFFRNMNVYTEISYDSGIRDIDSDAERFISRISDEKISIKEKEKIEEIIGTYRQANKILITDLDGKIIYKNKGASETQVDVYSIIKNAMEARESRGNSKERKEYTSFYPITFADSRAYLIYSGIPEGEIIYNHPDDFPMFMAFIVALAIFILAFLFFTRRKMAYIEEISNGLIEISSGNLDFKVAKKGDDQLACLADNINNMSFKLNKKIEEERRAEETKNQLITNVSHDLRTPLTSIMGYLGLIKEKRYENEEQLNEYVNIAFNKSEKLKVLIEDLFEYTKVANKVVNFDRKEVIINELLMQLIEEFVPVFEENDLKLDKDISKEKFTLKLDANKTVRAFENLLMNSVKYSFKPSVVNIRLYKENHKIMISIHNKGKNIPQEELEYLFERFYRVDKSRTGENGGSGLGLAIAKNIVESQNGKIWAECKGEDIYFFVGFNIEEE, from the coding sequence TTGTTTCATAAACCTAAATTTAGACTTACAAAAAGGCTAATTAGAAGATTTTATGCTATTTATAGCTTGATGAGAGAAAAAACTAGTAAAAGTGTAAGGATGGAGCTTTTAGTTACTTTCTTCATATGTTTTTTATTAGCAGCGGTGGCAGCTACGACTAGTTGGAATTTTTTTAGAAATATGAATGTTTATACTGAGATAAGTTATGATTCTGGTATAAGAGATATTGATAGTGATGCAGAAAGATTCATAAGCAGAATATCTGATGAAAAAATCTCTATTAAAGAAAAAGAAAAAATTGAAGAGATAATAGGAACGTATAGACAAGCTAACAAAATATTAATTACAGATTTAGATGGAAAAATCATTTATAAAAATAAAGGAGCATCAGAAACTCAAGTAGATGTATATAGCATAATAAAAAATGCTATGGAGGCTAGAGAAAGTAGAGGAAATTCAAAGGAGAGAAAAGAGTATACATCTTTTTATCCTATAACCTTTGCAGATAGTAGAGCTTATTTGATATATTCTGGAATTCCTGAAGGAGAAATAATATATAATCATCCTGATGATTTTCCTATGTTTATGGCGTTTATAGTTGCACTTGCAATATTTATCTTAGCGTTTTTGTTTTTTACACGTAGAAAGATGGCATATATTGAAGAGATATCTAATGGACTTATAGAAATATCATCAGGAAATTTGGATTTTAAAGTTGCAAAAAAAGGTGATGATCAGCTTGCTTGTCTTGCAGATAATATAAATAATATGAGTTTTAAATTGAATAAAAAGATAGAGGAAGAAAGAAGAGCAGAGGAAACTAAAAACCAATTAATAACTAATGTGTCTCATGATTTAAGGACACCTCTTACCTCCATAATGGGATATTTGGGACTGATAAAAGAAAAAAGATACGAAAATGAAGAACAACTTAACGAATATGTAAATATTGCATTTAACAAATCAGAAAAATTAAAGGTTTTGATTGAAGACCTTTTTGAATATACAAAGGTTGCAAATAAAGTAGTGAATTTTGACAGAAAAGAAGTTATTATAAATGAACTTTTAATGCAGCTTATAGAAGAATTTGTACCGGTTTTTGAAGAAAATGACCTTAAACTGGATAAGGATATATCAAAAGAGAAGTTTACACTGAAGTTAGATGCAAATAAAACTGTTAGAGCTTTTGAAAATTTGCTTATGAACTCAGTAAAATATAGTTTTAAACCAAGTGTAGTTAATATTAGATTATACAAAGAAAATCATAAAATTATGATTTCTATTCATAATAAGGGCAAAAATATACCTCAAGAAGAGCTAGAGTATTTATTCGAAAGATTTTATAGAGTGGATAAATCAAGAACAGGGGAAAACGGAGGAAGTGGTCTAGGGCTTGCTATTGCTAAGAATATAGTAGAATCGCAGAATGGAAAAATATGGGCGGAATGCAAAGGAGAAGATATATACTTCTTTGTAGGTTTTAATATTGAGGAAGAATAG
- a CDS encoding YkuS family protein, which produces MRKIAIEDSLTNVENYLKNAGYEVKKIDEKMKNNPACLNEYDAVVLNDLSRNMMGFENAITSIPTIDAVGMTPEQVKNVIESRTTK; this is translated from the coding sequence ATGAGAAAGATAGCTATTGAAGATAGCTTAACTAATGTTGAAAACTATCTAAAAAACGCTGGATATGAAGTTAAGAAAATTGATGAAAAAATGAAAAATAACCCTGCTTGCTTAAATGAGTATGATGCTGTAGTATTAAATGACTTAAGTAGGAATATGATGGGATTTGAAAATGCTATTACATCTATTCCAACTATTGATGCTGTAGGAATGACTCCTGAACAAGTTAAAAATGTTATTGAAAGTAGAACTACAAAGTAA
- a CDS encoding spore coat protein, which translates to MQEREMVNDILATVNSSITKYGSIIAECDNQQLRQTFQTLRDGDEKFQYDLYKIASQKGYYKPAAQATEQEIQQVKSQLSQG; encoded by the coding sequence ATGCAAGAAAGAGAAATGGTAAATGATATATTAGCAACTGTTAACAGTAGTATTACTAAATATGGTTCTATAATAGCTGAATGTGATAACCAACAATTAAGACAAACATTTCAAACATTAAGAGATGGGGATGAAAAATTCCAATATGATTTATATAAAATAGCATCTCAAAAAGGGTATTATAAGCCAGCTGCTCAAGCAACTGAACAAGAAATTCAACAAGTTAAATCACAATTAAGTCAAGGCTAG
- a CDS encoding uracil-xanthine permease family protein has translation MSENILSKGNTEVKESSSILENSKKVILALQHLIAMFGATVLVPILTGFDPSVALLSAGLGTLIFHFVTKRKVPVFLGSSFAFIGGILTVKQTYNGDLAYAQGGIIVAGFIYIIMSLLIKKIGVENIKKYLPNQVVGPMIIVIGLNLIPVAVDMASKNFLIAAITLGTALTITFKGKGFIKQLSILIAVVVGYLVAFKLGIVDSKVVSEAPIFAMPNFTLPKFDLGAIAIIAPIVLAVFMEHIGDITTNGEVVGKNFIEDPGLNRTLLGDGLATLCAGFIGGPANTTYGENTGVLAITKNYNPQILRIAAVFAILLGFVSKVGRLLSTIPAPVMGGISIMLFSMISFIGVKTLSKGKVEFNAKNLLVIVVIILIGLGTSYVEKFLGVSIGIPVTSTVKITGLSLAAIVGVLLNALLNRKTA, from the coding sequence ATGTCAGAAAACATATTATCAAAAGGCAATACAGAGGTAAAAGAAAGCTCAAGTATATTGGAAAACTCTAAAAAAGTAATTTTAGCACTTCAACATTTAATAGCTATGTTTGGAGCTACAGTGTTAGTTCCAATTCTTACAGGGTTTGATCCTTCAGTAGCACTTTTATCAGCAGGTTTGGGAACATTAATATTTCACTTTGTAACAAAAAGAAAAGTTCCAGTATTTTTAGGTTCATCTTTTGCATTTATAGGAGGAATCCTTACTGTTAAGCAAACATATAATGGTGATTTAGCTTATGCGCAAGGTGGAATAATAGTAGCGGGTTTTATATATATAATTATGTCTTTGTTAATAAAAAAGATAGGTGTTGAAAATATTAAAAAATACCTTCCGAATCAAGTAGTTGGACCAATGATAATAGTAATAGGATTAAATTTGATACCAGTAGCTGTTGACATGGCTTCTAAAAACTTTTTAATAGCAGCTATAACACTAGGAACAGCATTAACTATAACTTTTAAAGGAAAAGGATTTATAAAACAGCTTTCAATTTTAATAGCAGTAGTAGTAGGATATTTAGTAGCATTCAAATTAGGAATTGTAGATTCAAAAGTAGTTAGTGAAGCTCCAATCTTTGCTATGCCAAACTTTACATTACCAAAGTTTGATTTGGGAGCTATAGCGATAATTGCGCCAATAGTACTTGCAGTATTTATGGAACACATAGGAGATATAACTACTAATGGTGAAGTAGTTGGAAAGAATTTTATTGAAGATCCAGGTTTAAATAGAACTTTACTAGGTGATGGACTTGCAACATTATGTGCTGGATTTATAGGAGGACCTGCAAATACAACTTACGGAGAAAACACAGGAGTACTTGCAATAACTAAAAATTATAATCCACAAATATTAAGAATAGCAGCAGTATTTGCAATATTACTTGGATTTGTATCTAAAGTAGGAAGATTATTAAGCACAATTCCAGCACCTGTTATGGGCGGAATAAGCATAATGCTCTTCAGTATGATATCTTTCATAGGAGTAAAAACTTTAAGTAAAGGGAAAGTAGAATTTAATGCAAAGAACTTATTAGTAATAGTAGTGATAATATTAATAGGACTTGGAACAAGTTATGTAGAAAAATTCTTAGGAGTTTCAATTGGAATACCTGTAACTTCAACAGTTAAAATTACAGGATTAAGTCTTGCTGCAATAGTTGGAGTTTTACTAAATGCACTATTAAATAGAAAAACAGCATAA
- a CDS encoding mechanosensitive ion channel family protein: protein MSSFLLSLALKFKSVGILVKLIITIILFIFFHFINKSLFKFIDKINLTSKKTIKYKKVISIISKIIYIIIIIPVWIYESKDILTFLGLFSAGLAFALKDLVSNFLGWIIINSRKPFDVGDRINIGDSTGDVLEIDWFYTTIIEVTQTNKTYGQSTGRLVYIPNIKLISTDVINETNTFPYTWNELDIVLTNNSNWEKAKHLIMNIAKKELGDIEVEAKESLEIASKTHPIYYPNLSHTVYTSIDEGKIILTLRFICRSRNFRNLEHDIIENILIEFKKHEDIKLF, encoded by the coding sequence TTGAGTAGTTTTTTACTTAGTCTTGCATTAAAATTTAAATCTGTTGGTATTTTAGTTAAATTAATAATAACTATAATCTTATTTATCTTTTTTCATTTCATTAACAAAAGTTTATTTAAATTTATAGATAAAATTAATTTAACATCAAAAAAAACAATAAAATATAAAAAAGTAATTTCTATAATAAGTAAAATTATTTATATAATCATTATAATTCCTGTATGGATATATGAATCTAAAGATATTCTCACTTTTTTAGGTTTATTCTCTGCTGGTTTAGCTTTTGCTTTAAAAGATTTAGTATCTAATTTCCTTGGATGGATAATCATAAATTCTCGTAAACCTTTCGATGTAGGAGATAGAATAAATATTGGGGATAGTACTGGAGATGTCCTAGAGATAGATTGGTTTTATACTACAATCATAGAAGTTACTCAAACCAATAAAACTTATGGTCAAAGTACTGGAAGACTTGTATATATACCAAATATAAAATTAATTTCAACAGATGTAATAAATGAAACTAATACATTCCCATACACATGGAATGAACTCGATATAGTATTAACTAATAATAGTAATTGGGAAAAAGCAAAGCACTTAATCATGAATATTGCTAAAAAAGAACTAGGTGATATTGAAGTAGAAGCTAAAGAATCTCTTGAAATAGCTTCTAAAACTCATCCTATATATTATCCTAACCTGTCCCACACAGTTTATACTTCTATTGATGAAGGAAAGATAATTTTAACTTTAAGATTTATTTGTAGATCTAGAAACTTTAGAAATTTAGAGCATGATATTATAGAAAATATTCTTATTGAATTTAAAAAACACGAGGATATTAAACTGTTCTAA
- a CDS encoding SDR family oxidoreductase — protein MYPKNFQSQHQDTQPGLETLMNPKPMFSNTNYKGSNKLLNKVALITGGDSGIGKAVAIAFAIEGADIVISYLNEHCDAEETKSIIEQSGRKCVLIPGDIGDEAFCNKVVTDTVNSMGSIDILVNNAGVQYPQNSIMDITAEQLNLTFKTNFFSMFYLTKAAVPLMKDGSSIINTTSVTAYEGNETLIDYSSTKGAIVSFTRSLSLNLVNSGIRVNGVAPGPIWTPLIPSSFSKEKVSEFGHNTPMGRAGQPCELAGTYVFLASEDSSYINGQIIHVNGGRIINS, from the coding sequence ATGTATCCAAAAAATTTTCAGTCTCAACATCAAGACACTCAACCCGGACTTGAGACTTTAATGAATCCTAAACCTATGTTTAGTAATACTAATTATAAGGGCAGTAATAAATTATTAAATAAAGTTGCTTTAATAACAGGTGGAGACAGTGGGATTGGCAAAGCAGTAGCTATTGCTTTTGCCATTGAAGGGGCAGACATTGTTATATCATATCTTAATGAACACTGTGATGCAGAAGAAACTAAATCTATTATTGAACAAAGCGGTAGAAAATGTGTGTTAATTCCCGGTGATATAGGAGATGAAGCTTTTTGTAATAAAGTAGTAACTGATACTGTAAACTCAATGGGATCTATAGATATATTGGTTAATAACGCAGGTGTACAATATCCCCAAAATAGTATTATGGATATTACAGCAGAACAGCTTAACCTTACTTTTAAAACCAATTTTTTTTCAATGTTTTATTTAACCAAGGCAGCAGTACCTCTTATGAAAGATGGAAGTAGTATAATAAATACAACTTCAGTTACTGCTTATGAAGGAAATGAAACCTTAATTGACTATTCTTCTACCAAAGGAGCAATTGTATCTTTTACCCGTTCATTATCTTTAAATTTGGTTAATTCAGGAATCAGAGTAAATGGTGTTGCTCCAGGACCTATCTGGACTCCACTTATTCCTTCTAGTTTTTCAAAAGAAAAGGTATCGGAATTTGGTCATAATACTCCTATGGGCAGAGCTGGTCAACCCTGCGAGTTAGCAGGAACATATGTTTTTTTAGCATCTGAAGACTCTTCTTATATTAATGGTCAAATTATACATGTAAATGGCGGACGAATCATTAACAGTTAA